Genomic segment of Eriocheir sinensis breed Jianghai 21 chromosome 51, ASM2467909v1, whole genome shotgun sequence:
tcagaaatcattgttgttgttgccgtcggGGCACTACACCAAGCAGCAAGGGAGGTGTAAGGAACACAGGTGTAAGCAGACTTGGCTAAGCCCGCCTTGTCTCGCCGCCCCGCTTCTTCAGGGGCGGGAAGCAACACGGAGGCGATACTAGGCGGGATTacatgcttattattattattattattattattattattattattattattattattattattattagcattagcattattattattattattattattattattattattattattattattattattaatcattattataGTCAATGATATTAATATTATAATCTTCATCACAACAATCTTcttatttcattatcattatcattattctattttctttaccgaattattctttttattccttatgACATCACACTATTTTTGTTCAGAATTTGAAGTTATGTATTTTAATTACCTATCGTTTTACATGTAacaatatatgttaattatttcctTCTAAACGCCTTCACAAGTTCCGTTCAATCAAATCTAATAGTTTTCGGTTGTCTGATCCGAGCACTTTTCCCGATCTCTAAACGATGTGTACTGGTTCTACGCGGGCGCGACATTTGTTAAGGCATTAGTGTAAAAACACAAAATTCCTGTACAGCGAGGAAATGTTGCTTTTAACCCATACGCCCTCTGTGCTTCCACGAGGAGACCATATATTTGTACGCACACAGCGCCGCGGCCTTGTCCTGACGCCGCTGCTGCGCCCACACGGGAAAAGGTGGGCAAGAGAAGTGACGAACATTATGCGGAGAGCAAGATTTATCGCGGTAATAATAAACATCACAACGAATTCCCGCATATTTTCGTGGATTTCGTGCTCGCGAGTAGCGGCGACGTAATTGTGTTTCGGAACAAATTAAATTTcgctaaaaataataaaacgtaaTGGACTTCAAGAGACCCgccgggaaaagaaaaaaaaaaggcaatccGCTGGAAGGGAAATATTTAATCTGAATAATATATGTCGTTTGAGGATGAATATTTAAAGCCTTCACGGTCTTCGCGCGGAGCCCGACGTGTGCTGCGCGGGCGGTGGCagggacggtgatggtggtggtcgtggtggtggtgggttattGTGAAGGTCAATGATGACGAATGTATAGTGGTGCtgggatgtggtgatggtggtggtggggatgtggaaATGGTATTGACGACGGAGGAAGCGGTGGTGATAGAGGTGTTGATGGCGGACGTTGTAGTGAAGGTGGTGTTGAGTcggcagtgatgatggtggtcacTGCGAATGGCGTGATAGCAGTGACAGTGGTGGAAATAGTACTATCGATGGTActatgccactactactactactactactactactgttacaaatACTACAAATActcgtacatgagagagagagagagagagcactgttaGGATGAAGGCAAAATACCCTTACAACATCACACGCATTCATTCACTTAATGTATGACTTTGTACGAGTAACTAAAAGGTTTGGTgacaacgaggaaaaaaaaaaagaggaggaggacgacgaggaggaagaaaacgagggaacgaGGATGAAGGCGAGAAataggacagagaggaggaggaggaggaggaggaggaggaagaggaaggggacgaggaggacgaggccaaggaggaggaggaggaggaagggggaaaaggaggtagTAGGCAGTACACTCTCGGCCAGGTCAGGCATTTGGGGAAGACCTGCACGGAATACttgatgaaggtgtgtgtgtgtgtgtgtgtgtgtgtgtgtgtgtgtgtgtgtgagtgagagagagagagagagagagagagagagtgcgtgacGATTGTGGGTTAACGGATCATTTGGCTCTAATGAGACTTTTGCAAATATTGACTCGCTCATTACCGACACCACGCCTTCTGTCCgcttctgtctgtgtgtttgtctgtctactatgtctgtctatcaatccgtccctctctatctatctgtctatgaacctaaaaaatcagtaaataaatcaaacataataatacaataaaatatacataaaacatatGATAAATCAGGGACTTTCCGCTGCTATAAATCATGCAAGGAAAGAAATCATGGCGAGGCGTGACGAAGGGGGCAGCCGAGGAACTTTGGTTAACGACTTTCATTTTCGTAGAATTGTTTTGCTTTGTTATCATTATCTTTGTGTGTGAACCTTACATGTGTAATTACTCTGacatgattatttttctttataacaaataaacattctctctctctctctctctctctctctctctctctcaatgacgtGTACAAGACCGACCCGGCAGCGAGTAACAGGCCTTGTTTCTCTTTTCCAGGCGTGGGCGAGGCATGGCGGGCAAGCGTTCCCTTGGTGCTGACGGACAGGCCCTTGCCCTCCCTGCCCACGGACTCACCCCTCAACACGCCAGGCTATGCCCCGCACAGCGGAGTGGACAGCAGCGATGGCGGGGTCCACACGAGCACACTCGCCACGCCCATCCCAAGTCAAGAGATCAAATTGGGCACAGCGCCACGGTACGCCCGGGGCAAAAGAAAAACCTGGCAGCCCTTTGATCCCCACTCTGGTCGCTCCGGGGAGCCTGGAAGCGTCAGCTCCCATCAGGACCTACTAGAGGATGGCCTGGAAGACCTGCTCTCCCTCTATCCTGGAGGCTGGGGACgacaggggaagaggaggcggggTGAGCGTCGACGGGGTCCGCACGGGCGGCACAAGCTGAGGCACGGCAAGAGGCgccgccaccacccccacaccCTGCTGCTGATGGAGGCGGGGCTCAGCGTGGCGACGGGGCAGGCCGAGGCCACGACGCTGACCTCTCCTCACAGCCCCAGCCCTTCAGCCCCAGCACACACAGATAATGAGTCCTCAGCGCCCAGTCCCTCGACCTCACCCCCGTCTCACCCGGCGTGGGCGCACGAAGCACAGCCTCCTCTGGGACAACACTCGCCCACCCCGGTCAGTGTGCCGCTACTTAACCCGCCGCCCACATTCACCTCACGCCCCAATGGCCTGCGAGAAAAACAACAGAACTCATCGATGGCATTCCCCAGCGGGGCCATGGGAAGACTGCCGGAGCGACCAAGCTCTGCCGGGCCCCTGGAGGTACCCCCCACCACCGCCCAGAGTCTTAATGGGCCTCTGGACGACTTTCTTCAGCGCAGCCTCGCCTCCTTACGTGGGCCCCTTGCCGAAGGGCCGCGGTGGGAGCAGGCCGGGGAGGCGGGCACGGCGGGGCCCCAGAAAGAGGTTGTAACTCATGAACCTCCGAGACTCGTGGCGAGGCGGGACGGCCTGGACGGATCCACCCAGCCCAGGCCTCCCTCCTACCAACACTCGCTTGTGGAGACCCCCGACCATACCGCCACACGAAGGCCTGAGAATTCCAGACATGATCTCCGGGAATCCAACAAGCGTCAGACGATAAAACTTGGCAGTGGGGCGCGCCATACATCACCGATGAGCCCCGAGGCCCAGTCGACCAGTGCCGCGGCCACTCACGCCCACCACAAACAGACGAACACCACCACTCCAAGGCCGAGGGCCGCCGCTCTCTCGACCAGCTCGGCCATAGATCATGTGAAGGAcggcaaggggaaggaggggccTCAGGAACTGCTCTACTCACATTCAATCCATCACACGCCCGTGGAAATCCCCACCTCCGATTTCCGGAGGGCACCGGCACAGGAGGCAGGGCTCAACAGCGGGGCGGCGAGGTTACTGCCGACGGAACACTCGCCCTCCATCACCATACTCGCTAAGCTCGCAACGACCAGGCCTGAGAAGTTCCAGGCCCTGCCCGTCCCCGACCCTCCTGTTGAGGAAGACGATCGAACAGGTGGCGGCGGCTGCTACAGCACCAatgacgtggtgatggtggtgttcctGACCTCGCTGGCCAACATGGTGGCCttcgtggtggtgacggtggcgctGTGCTGGTGCTCCCTCAGGGCCAGGGCGGCGACGCCCCCGCGACCCCCGCACCCCGACGACGCAAACCAGGACCCCGCTGACGACGACGCCGAGGAGACCGCGTGAGTACCGAGGAGGCGCGCGCGTACACACAaaaacacgtacatacacacacacacacacacacacacacacacacacacacacacacacacacgcagacacacaatccccccccccacacacatatagataaatagatagatatagataaatagataaacagacagatagaaaggtagacagatagagatatagatgtgtgtgtgtgtgtgtgtgtgtgtgtgtgtgtgtgtgtgtgtgtgtgtgtgtgtgtgtgtgtgtgtgtgtgtgtgtgtgtgtgtatatatatatatatatatatatatatatatatatatatatatatatatatatatatatatatatatatatatatatatatatatatatatatatatatatatatatatatatattatatataatatatatatatatataaaagctcAACTGGATGAATTAGGGAATTATGATGGAAACGAATAACGACATAACCTTCAAATTACAAATGTCATTGTATTTTTGGGAGAGTTTAATGACGAAACTAAAACAgatgataaaaagaatgaaagagaaaatctaGAAGTAGTAAAGACGCTGAATAAGATCATGCTCATATCGAACAAACTCACCCAAGAGAAGCCTTTAGAAAGTTAATTATTATGCATAATTAGGTCAACTGATACAAATTAATCCCTAGCTCGATTCCGGAATGAAAAGACGTATAAGACTGGTTGGAGTGCTTCCGGAAAATAATATGCTTGGTGCGAAGGGTTTTAATCAGAGCGTTCTTCCCATCATTATATATGGTTCAGAGACGCGGATACTGACCACGCTTCGAATAAGGATACTGAGATATGCCCAAAGTGAAATGGAGATACCAGTGATTGAAACCACTATAGTGCATCACAGGAACTACAAATGGTAGAGAACATACAGCAAGGAAAgccatcataaaaaaaaatcaagggtcGGGATATATGTgtaaaggagagaacagaaggacaaagagagtgacagacattttttttacaacaaagaagacagcaagggcataaaaaaaggaaacaataataaaaaaaaaagcccgctactcgctgctcctaaaaaaagaatcaaaaaaggtggctgaaagagaggtcaatttcgggaggagaggtgtcctgatagacTGGGAGACAACAGCTAAACAATCACCCAAGAGAAGGCGGTTTACCGGGCGGGATGATGAAAAAAGGTATGTGGACCGATCACACCTAAACGGGATgcaaaaagaacagaaaagaaaccTATGGAGACATTTGGGAGAGTTCTGTGTCCTGAATAACACAACCTGATGATGAcgctgattgagagagagagagagagagagagagagagagagagagagagagagagagagagagagagagagctgagggACGAGAAAAGAGATGATGGGTGTTACTGGAAACTTACGAGGAGACTTTTTCAAACTTCAAACGCCTCGCCACACATACCAATGCCTCGACCCACCCCTGCCCTATGTTGCCGGACCGCGCCGA
This window contains:
- the LOC126982412 gene encoding proteoglycan 4-like, whose translation is MVRVSAALPYVSLLLLLVVGGDPSHARAPDAHAHDAHGVGEAWRASVPLVLTDRPLPSLPTDSPLNTPGYAPHSGVDSSDGGVHTSTLATPIPSQEIKLGTAPRYARGKRKTWQPFDPHSGRSGEPGSVSSHQDLLEDGLEDLLSLYPGGWGRQGKRRRGERRRGPHGRHKLRHGKRRRHHPHTLLLMEAGLSVATGQAEATTLTSPHSPSPSAPAHTDNESSAPSPSTSPPSHPAWAHEAQPPLGQHSPTPVSVPLLNPPPTFTSRPNGLREKQQNSSMAFPSGAMGRLPERPSSAGPLEVPPTTAQSLNGPLDDFLQRSLASLRGPLAEGPRWEQAGEAGTAGPQKEVVTHEPPRLVARRDGLDGSTQPRPPSYQHSLVETPDHTATRRPENSRHDLRESNKRQTIKLGSGARHTSPMSPEAQSTSAAATHAHHKQTNTTTPRPRAAALSTSSAIDHVKDGKGKEGPQELLYSHSIHHTPVEIPTSDFRRAPAQEAGLNSGAARLLPTEHSPSITILAKLATTRPEKFQALPVPDPPVEEDDRTGGGGCYSTNDVVMVVFLTSLANMVAFVVVTVALCWCSLRARAATPPRPPHPDDANQDPADDDAEETAVPEGCLEACLPDISYQRHLARGSAIRPSFVVGRALRPLVHGHSPRPLSHAVHELLHNLTAPTDPGEEDEEGRRGEKGKKRRGCLVKRRSLSLENLMLT